A window of the Vigna angularis cultivar LongXiaoDou No.4 chromosome 3, ASM1680809v1, whole genome shotgun sequence genome harbors these coding sequences:
- the LOC108324704 gene encoding epsin-3, whose amino-acid sequence MGSLFLEQIKKQTTNFLQEKYKSARMTFTDVTETELLAEEATNKDDCSPDAKTMTRIAEASFDIDEYWRIVDILHHRYASSLTPFFVYLLYNVDWEQWRQAYKTMVLLEFLLTHGPQEFAPEFQCDVEIIEDLGGFTHIDEKGTWGLIDFHFLSIPMAINRFNWGSRMQKLSDEIVKLLQNAEALTEARLKALKITNGIQGFGSSVKCPSPTSSSSAGSSSFYSFFTTSTPDNMFHSNDELNKQKSGSIGNNSNINIMLPPRNLKHVTQNHLWKGFAGEEKNILIDSTEDEYVQKPKGFVGEIFEKISAVSPVKGEKRGKVEFRCLSDVGKKVTQQKFDRQYSFWF is encoded by the exons ATGGGTAGCCTATTCCTGgagcaaataaaaaaacagacaACAAATTTCCTACAAGAAAAGTACAAATCTGCTAGGATGACATTTACTGATGTTACTGAAACTGAATT GCTGGCAGAGGAAGCAACAAATAAGGATGATTGCAGTCCTGATGCCAAAACTATGACCAGAATTGCCGAGGCATCATTTGACATAGATGAGTATTGGAGAATTGTTGATATTCTTCATCATAGGTATGCTTCTTCATTGACACCCTTTTTTGTATATCT GTTGTATAACGTGGATTGGGAGCAGTGGAGGCAAGCATACAAAACAATGGTTCTTCTGGAATTCTTGCTCACCCATGGCCCTCAAGAGTTTGCTCCTGAATTTCAATGTGATGTGGAAATTATTGAAGATCTAGGAGGATTTACTCATATTGATGAAAAAGG AACATGGGGGCTAATAGATTTCCATTTTTTAAGTATACCTATGGCAATCAACAGGTTCAATTGGGGATCCAGAATGCAAAAACTATCAGACGAAATAGTGAAGCTTTTACAGAATGCAGAAGCTCTGACAGAAGCACGTTTGAAGGCTCTGAAAATAACAAACGGAATACAAGGGTTTGGAAGTTCAGTGAAGTGTCCATCTCCAACATCGTCGTCCTCCGCAGGGTCTTCATcgttttattcatttttcacCACAAGCACCCCTGATAACATGTTTCACTCTAATGATGAGTTAAATAAACAGAAATCAGGGTCCATAGGAAATAACAGCAATATTAATATAATGCTACCACCAAGGAACTTGAAGCATGTGACCCAAAATCACCTTTGGAAAGGTTTTGCAGGTGAAGAGAAGAATATTTTGATTGATTCTACGGAAGATGAATATGTGCAAAAACCAAAAGGGTTTGTGGGTGAAATTTTCGAAAAGATCTCTGCTGTTAGTCCCGTCAAAGGAGAAAAACGTGGAAAGGTTGAATTTAGATGCCTATCTGATGTTGGCAAAAAGGTCACCCAACAGAAATTTGATCGTCAATACTCATTTTGGTTTTGA